Below is a window of Microbacterium saperdae DNA.
CCGTCTCCTCGGAGATCGGCCGCCCGCCGTTCGCGCGCCGGAGCTTGCCCAGCATGATCGCGGCGGGGTCGCCCGGAAGCAACCGCGGCAGGAGGAAGTTGAGAGAGATCGCGGCCCAGAGCGTGATGAGGTAGAACCCGATGCGTCGCATCCAGAACTTCACGAGGCCCTCCTCTCGATGGATCGATCCATGGGAATGCGTCCTACTTCGTGACGGGGCTGAGGTGGGTCAGGATGACGGCCGAGGCGGTCGACAGATACGGCAGCGGTGCCGCGTACATGTCGCTCTCGCTCGGCCACCCCGTGAAGTCCGCGGTGTTGAAGAACGACTGCGAGGCGTTGAGCACCACGGGGATGTACGGCAGATCCCGTGCGATCTCGGTCTGGATCGCGGCATAGGCCTGCTGTTTGATCGCCTCGTCCTGCGTCGCACCGGCCTTCTTGACGGCTTCGTCGACGACGGGGTTCGAGTAACGCGAGTAGTTCTGCCCCTTCGTGGGTTCCTCGCCGACCTGAGCGCTCGCGGTCGTCGTGAAGTACTGGTCGTAGTTGGAGTACGGATCGGCGACGAGCGACTGCGTGAGTCCGTAGAGGGCGAGCTGGAACTCGCCGGTCGAGATCGGCGTCCAGTACTCGGCCTCGGACACCGTGCGGGCGTTCACGCGAATGCCCGCCTCGGCCGCCTGCGCGCTGATCAGCTTCGCGGCGTCGTTGTAGTCGGTCCAGCCGTCCGGAGAGAACAGGTCGAGCTCGATCGCGACCCCGTCCTTGCCGTAGAAGCCGTCGCTGCCCTTGCTGTATCCGGCCGCCTCGAGGATCCCCTCGGCGGATGCGGCATCCGGCGCCTGCGGGCTCGTCGCCAGAGCGGGGTCGCCCAGCCACTTCTCATCACGCGGCAGCAGCGCGAAGCTCGGCGACGACTCGCCGGAGAGACCCGCGAAGGCCTTCTTGCTGATGGCGGCACGGTCGATCGCGATGTTCAGCGCCTGACGCACCGCAGGGTCGGTCTGCGCACCCGTGCAGCCCATCGCGGTGTCGGCGCAGGTCATGATCACGGTGGGATCCTGCTGCTGGTTCATCGTGCTGATCCGGCCGTTCGCCGTCACCCCATCCGGGTTCGCGATGAACTGCCCGACCCAGTCGAGCTTGCCGGTCTTGAGGAGGTCCTCCGACGACTGGTTCGAATCGATGCCGATGTCCTGCACCTCCTTGATCTTCGGGGGGCCGTCGCGGAACAGCGGGTTCGCCTCGAGCGTGTACGCCGCGTCCGTGAACGACTTCAGCGTGTACGGTCCCGAGCCG
It encodes the following:
- a CDS encoding ABC transporter substrate-binding protein; this translates as MHDNRWRKTLPLVAGAAALALALGGCTPTGSASGGDRPLRMWSGSMTPITNNFNPFAVDTATHMTFGAIYEPLFFFNQLSDEAPVGLIGDSFEFNEDGTVLTVKIKPDLKWSDGEDLTAADVAFSLGYGSNLDPDMVSAEAPDDTTVVITYSSAKFTATSLILGSTWIIPEHIWSEIDDYMTETNPKPVGSGPYTLKSFTDAAYTLEANPLFRDGPPKIKEVQDIGIDSNQSSEDLLKTGKLDWVGQFIANPDGVTANGRISTMNQQQDPTVIMTCADTAMGCTGAQTDPAVRQALNIAIDRAAISKKAFAGLSGESSPSFALLPRDEKWLGDPALATSPQAPDAASAEGILEAAGYSKGSDGFYGKDGVAIELDLFSPDGWTDYNDAAKLISAQAAEAGIRVNARTVSEAEYWTPISTGEFQLALYGLTQSLVADPYSNYDQYFTTTASAQVGEEPTKGQNYSRYSNPVVDEAVKKAGATQDEAIKQQAYAAIQTEIARDLPYIPVVLNASQSFFNTADFTGWPSESDMYAAPLPYLSTASAVILTHLSPVTK